A genomic stretch from Podospora pseudoanserina strain CBS 124.78 chromosome 3, whole genome shotgun sequence includes:
- a CDS encoding hypothetical protein (COG:C; EggNog:ENOG503NZZV; CAZy:AA4), producing MSSGSSTPEATTPIPTLPETHSGIPPYLLPKATRAKEAVFSGRTKPAKPRSREVPVVPQGVSRDQFLEALEELKRELGEENVEVNDKPLKDGWYMEHPNTHDMMTILDEEEFVAGAVVYPGNTDEVVKMVKWANRWLVPIFPISMGRNLGYGGAAPRVRGSVTVDLGRRMNKILDINPQDYTCLVEPGVSFYGLYEELGRRGLREHMWVDTPDLGGGSIIGNTVDRGVGYTPYGDHWACHSGLEVVLPTGEVIRTGMGALTEGGENTWGCFLMGLGLILNGNHPPLRISTILENVAQLRHVTQTIAASGLPKSHFFSGSGTIPPEIIHSAAAASPVGDHTWAYYGMSYGPPHIRSYKLAIIDAEFSKIPGCRKIDPSTLPEDEYFWSRDRIASGTPDIHELRWVNWAPNGAHIAFSPVSPIRSADATKLFQLGKRIHEKYGIDFMPAFIVGLREMHLIVEIVFDRDDREEKERALGCLRDMVDEAAREGYGEYRTHLVLMDQVAGTYGWGGGALGRFNERLKDALDPNGILAPGRCGIWGGRYRGRGWEMGRGSEGRSEGDGVGGRVL from the exons ATGTCCTCCggatcctccacccccgaagccaccaccccgattcccaccctccccgagaCCCACTCCGGCATCCCCCCGtatctcctccccaaagccACCCGCGCCAAGGAAGCCGTCTTCTCCGGCCGGACCAAACCCGCTAAGCCCCGCAGTCGTGAGGTGCCGGTGGTTCCCCAGGGTGTTTCCCGCGATCAGTTCCtcgaggcgttggaggaaCTGAAGCGGGagttgggagaggagaaCGTCGAGGTGAATGACAAACCTTTGAAAGATGGGTGGTACATGGAGCACCCCAACACACACGACATGATGACTATtttggatgaagaggagtTTGTCGCCGGGGCGGTTGTCTACCCGGGCAACACAGACGAGGTGGTCAAGATGGTGAAGTGGGCCAACAGATGGCTTGTTCCCATTTTTCCTATATCCATGGGGAGAAACC TGGGCTATGGCGGCGCCGCTCCGCGAGTGAGGGGTTCGGTCACGGTTgatctggggaggaggatgaataAGATACTGGATATCAACCCCCAGGATTATACCTGCTTGGTTGAGCCGGGGGTGTCGTTTTACGGGTTGTATGAAGagcttgggaggagggggttgagggagcaCATGTGGGTTGACACGCctgatttggggggggggagtatCATTGGGAATACGGTTGATCGCGGGGTTGGGTATACCCCTTATGGGGATCACTGGGCTTGTCATTCgggtttggaggtggtgttgcctACTGGGGAGGTGATTaggacggggatgggggcgttgacggaggggggggagaatACTTGGGGGTGTTTCCTTATGGGTTTGGGCCTTATTCTGA ATGGAAATCATCCGCCCCTCCgcatctccaccatcctcgaaaACGTCGCCCAGCTCCGCCACGTAACCCAAACCATCGCCGCCTCTGGCCTCCCAAAATCACACTTCTTCTCTGGCAGTGGCACCATCCCCCCCGAAATAATCcactccgccgccgccgcctccccggTAGGCGACCACACCTGGGCCTACTACGGCATGTCCTACGGCCCGCCCCACATCCGCTCCTACAAactcgccatcatcgacgccgAGTTCAGCAAAATCCCCGGCTGCCGCAAAatcgacccctccaccctccccgagGACGAATATTTCTGGTCCCGAGACAGAATCGCCTCCGGAACACCCGACATCCACGAACTCCGCTGGGTGAACTGGGCCCCCAACGGTGCTCACATTGCCTTTTCCCCTGTCTCCCCTATCCGTAGTGCTGATGCTACGAAACTCTTCCAGCTGGGCAAGAGGATTCATGAAAAGTACGGGATTGATTTCATGCCTGCTTTTATTGTTGGACTGAGGGAGATGCATTTGATTGTGGAGATTGTTTTTGATAGGGATGAcagggaggagaaggagagggcgttgGGGTGTCTGAGGGATatggttgatgaggctgCGAGGGAGGGCTACGGGGAGTATAGGACGCATTTGGTGCTGATGGATCAGGTGGCAGGTACGTatgggtggggtgggggggcgCTGGGGAGGTTTAATGAAAGGTTGAAGGATGCGTTGGATCCGAATGGGATATTGGCGCCGGGGAGGtgtgggatttgggggggaaggtatagagggcgggggtgggagatggggagggggagtgaggGGAGGAgcgagggagacggggttggggggagggtgctaTAA